A genomic window from Solanum dulcamara chromosome 11, daSolDulc1.2, whole genome shotgun sequence includes:
- the LOC129873497 gene encoding serine/threonine-protein kinase STY13-like has translation MGSANGFYSGEEEFNLEAKWLIDPKLLFVGPKIGEGAHAKVYEGKYKNQNVAIKIVHKGETPEEIAKRESRFGREVAMLSRVQHKNLVKFIGACKEPVMVIVTELLLGGTLRKYLLNMRPRCLDTAVAIRFALDIARAMECLHSHGIIHRDLKPENLLLTADHKTIKLADFGLAREESLTEMMTAETGTYRWMAPELYSTVTLRHGEKKHYNHKVDAYSFAIVLWELVHNKLPFEGMSNLQAAYAAAFKNVRPSADDLPEDLAVIVTSCWKEDPNTRPNFSQIIQMLLHFLSSVSPPEPVIPARIFTSENHVLPPESPGTSSLMAKHDDSGETPKTPMENQPRGFFFCFNQCY, from the exons ATGGGATCTGCTAATGGGTTCTACTCTGGAGAAGAAGAGTTCAATTTGGAGGCGAAATGGTTAATTGATCCGAAGCTTCTGTTTGTTGGTCCTAAGATTGGAGAGGGTGCTCATGCCAAGGTGTATGAGGGAAA ATACAAAAACCAGAATGTAGCGATAAAGATTGTGCATAAAGGGGAGACGCCCGAGGAGATCGCCAAGAGGGAGTCTCGTTTTGGAAGGGAGGTTGCAATGTTATCCAGAGTTCAGCACAAGAACTTAGTGAAG TTCATAGGAGCTTGCAAGGAGCCTGTCATGGTCATTGTAACTGAACTTCTTCTAGGTGGGACGCTGAGGAAATACTTGCTGAACATGAGGCCGAGGTGCTTGGATACTGCTGTTGCAATTAGATTTGCCCTTGATATAGCTCGTGCAATGGAGTGCTTGCACTCTCATGGTATCATTCATCGTGACTTAAAACCTG AGAACTTGCTTTTGACAGCGGACCATAAAACTATCAAACTTGCGGATTTTGGTTTGGCAAGAGAAGAATCATTGACAGAGATGATGACTGCTGAAACTGGAACTTATCGCTGGATGGCTCCAgag CTCTACAGCACGGTCACTTTAAGACATGGCGAGAAGAAGCATTATAATCACAAAGTTGATGCCTATAGTTTTGCAATAGTCCTGTGGGAACTCGTACATAACAAATTACCATTCGAGGGCATGTCTAATTTGCAGGCTGCTTATGCAGCTGCTTTCAAG AATGTGAGACCAAGTGCAGATGATCTTCCAGAGGATTTGGCTGTAATTGTAACTTCGTGTTGGAAAGAGGATCCAAACACTCGTCCTAACTTCTCTCAGATAATACAGATGCTTCTACATTTTCTCTCTTCAGTTTCACCACCGGAACCAGTAATACCAGCTAGGATTTTCACTTCAGAGAATCATGTCTTGCCACCAGAGTCTCCAGGTACCAGTTCCTTAATGGCCAAGCATGACGACTCGGGTGAGACCCCTAAAACACCAATGGAGAATCAGCCAAGAGGATTCTTCTTCTGTTTTAACCAATGCTACTGA